Below is a window of Gemmatimonadales bacterium DNA.
CCAGGCGGGCGGCATCGCGCAGGTCGTCGAGACGCGAGTTGGTGCAGCTGCCGACGAAAACGACATCGACCGGATGGCCGATCAGCGGTCGGCCTGGCTCGAGAGCCATGTAGCGGAGCGCCTGGGACACTGCCTGCCGGTCGGCCTGATTCGGCAGTTGCGCGGGCTCGGGAATCGGCCGGTCGATCGGCATGGCCATGGCCGGCGTCGTGCCGTATGTGATCATGGGGGCAAGACGGCTCGCCTCGAGCGTCACCGACCGGTCCCAGCGCGCACCCTCGTCGCTGGGCAGATCGCGCCACCGCGTCAGCGCGGCTTCCCAGGCGGCGCCTTGGGGCGCTTCCGGTCGTCCGCTCAGGTACTCGAAGGTGACATCATCCGGGGCGACGAGCCCCGCACGGGCGCCGGCTTCGATCGACATGTTACAGAGCGTCAGCCGCTGGTCGATCGTCAGGGCCTCGACGGCCCGACCCCGGTACTCGAAGACGTGGCCGGCGCCACCGGCGACGCCGACCTGGGCAATCACGGCAAGGATCACGTCTTTCGCGGACACCCCGTTCGGGAGGGTGCCGTCGATACGGACCTCCATGAAACGCGGCTTGCGCTGGAGCAGGCACTGGGTGGCCAGCACGTGTGACACTTCAGAGGTGCCGATGCCGAACGCGAGCGCACCAAGGGCGCCGTGCGTACTGGTGTGACTGTCGCCGCAGACGATGGTCATGCCCGGCTGCGTCAGGCCAAGCTCGGGGCCAATGACGTGAACGATGCCCTGATAGTCGTGGCCCTGTCCGTAGAGCCGGATGCCATACTCGCGGCAGTTGGCGCTGAGGCGGTCGAGCTGTGCGCGGGCAGCGGCGTCGGTAATCGGGAGCCTGCCCTCGTGGGTTCCGGGCAGGGTCGGGATCGAGTGGTCCGCGGTGGCGATGGTGCGGTCGGGGCGTCGGACGTGCAAGCCGCGGGCGGCCAGCGCGGCAAACGCCTGGGGCGAGGTGACTTCGTGGATCAAGTGCAGATCCGCATACAGCACGGCCGGCGTGTCGCTCTGCTCCGGGCTGACGACATGCTCGTCCCAGATCTTCTCGACCAGGGTACGGGGCCTCTTCGAAGACGGCTTAGCGCCCATGGGTGGCCACCTCCCCGGCAGGCTCGATGCTGGCGGCAGCAAGCAGGTCGCGCAGGTCGCGGTCCGAGACGGTGCGCTTGGTGTCGGCGACCGCCTTGAAGCGGGGAAAGACCCCGTCGAGCGTCTGTTCGTCGAGGACGATTCCCAGGCGTTCGAGCCTCGCCCTGAGGGCGTGGCGGCCCGAGTGCTTACCAAGTACGATCGACTCACGGTCGAACCCAACGCTTTCGCGTGTCATGATTTCATAGGTTGCCCGGTGGCGGAGCACGCCGGCCTGGTGAATCCCTGACTGGTGCGCAAAAGCGTTCCGCCCGACGACTGCCTTGTTGGGCGGCACCTGAATCCGGGTGCGTCGTTCGACCAGTCGTGAGGCCCGGACCAGTTCGCGCGCCTCGATTCTGGTGTCGAGGCGGAGACGATCCTGCCGCGTTCGCAGGGCCATGACGACCTCCTCGAGCGCGGCATTGCCGGCCCGCTCTCCGATGCCGTTGATGGTACACTCGGCTTGTCGTGCCCCGGCTCGGATGCCGGCGATGGTGTTGGCCACCGCGAGCCCCAAGTCATCGTGACAATGCACTGAGACCGTGATGCCCGCCGAGGCGTAGCGCGCCACCACGGCACCGATCAGGTTGCCGTACTCGTCTGGTGTCGCGTACCCGACGGTGTCAGGGATGTTGAGGATCGTTGCTCCTGCGGTGACCGCACAGTCGAGCACGGCGAACATGAACTCCCGGTCGGATCGGGTGGCATCCTCGGGTGAGAACTGGACCTCCGGCACCTGATTGCGGGCGTAGCGCACAATCGAGGCGACTCGTTCGAGTGCGGCGGATCGGGTTATGCGGAGCTTGTGCTCGAGATGGATGTCGGAGGTTGCCAGGAAGGTGTGGATTCTCGGCCGAGCCGCGGGATGCAGGGCCGAGGCTGCGCGGTCGACATCGGATTCCATGGCGCGGGCCATACCGCACACGGTCGGCCCCTCGGACCCGAAAGAACTCGCGATCGTCCTGATGGCCTGCCACTCCGCCTCGGAGGCGGCCGGGAAGCCGGCTTCGACGATGTCCACACCCAAGCGAGCCAGTTGGCGCGCAACAGCGATCTTGGACTCGGGCTGCAGGGTGCAACCCGGTGCCTGTTCGCCATCGCGCAGCGTGGTATCGAAGATCTGGACGACCGGGACCGGAGGCTCAGTCGACATGATCGTCTCCCGCGCCGTCGGCCTGCCAATGGTACGGAGCTGACCCCGGGTCCGAGCGCATCGCACCGTCCCGCTCCAGGCGTCCGCGGACAGCCTCGGCAAACCGATCGACGGCCGCGGTCGCGGCGTTAGGCGCGAAGGTCGCCGTCAGGCGGGCGGGGCGGCCCGGCGTGAG
It encodes the following:
- the leuC gene encoding 3-isopropylmalate dehydratase large subunit is translated as MGAKPSSKRPRTLVEKIWDEHVVSPEQSDTPAVLYADLHLIHEVTSPQAFAALAARGLHVRRPDRTIATADHSIPTLPGTHEGRLPITDAAARAQLDRLSANCREYGIRLYGQGHDYQGIVHVIGPELGLTQPGMTIVCGDSHTSTHGALGALAFGIGTSEVSHVLATQCLLQRKPRFMEVRIDGTLPNGVSAKDVILAVIAQVGVAGGAGHVFEYRGRAVEALTIDQRLTLCNMSIEAGARAGLVAPDDVTFEYLSGRPEAPQGAAWEAALTRWRDLPSDEGARWDRSVTLEASRLAPMITYGTTPAMAMPIDRPIPEPAQLPNQADRQAVSQALRYMALEPGRPLIGHPVDVVFVGSCTNSRLDDLRDAARLVRGRSVADGVRMLVVPGSQEVKRAAEAEGLHHTFLGAGAEWREPGCSMCIAMNGDMLEPGQYAVSTSNRNFEGRQGRGSRTFLASPATAAAAAVTGRVTDPRTLIDGRPA
- a CDS encoding 2-isopropylmalate synthase, encoding MSTEPPVPVVQIFDTTLRDGEQAPGCTLQPESKIAVARQLARLGVDIVEAGFPAASEAEWQAIRTIASSFGSEGPTVCGMARAMESDVDRAASALHPAARPRIHTFLATSDIHLEHKLRITRSAALERVASIVRYARNQVPEVQFSPEDATRSDREFMFAVLDCAVTAGATILNIPDTVGYATPDEYGNLIGAVVARYASAGITVSVHCHDDLGLAVANTIAGIRAGARQAECTINGIGERAGNAALEEVVMALRTRQDRLRLDTRIEARELVRASRLVERRTRIQVPPNKAVVGRNAFAHQSGIHQAGVLRHRATYEIMTRESVGFDRESIVLGKHSGRHALRARLERLGIVLDEQTLDGVFPRFKAVADTKRTVSDRDLRDLLAAASIEPAGEVATHGR